A genomic region of Chelonia mydas isolate rCheMyd1 chromosome 9, rCheMyd1.pri.v2, whole genome shotgun sequence contains the following coding sequences:
- the TM4SF1 gene encoding transmembrane 4 L6 family member 1 isoform X2, with product MVNWFSANILLYFPNGETRFASEHQLSKYVACLHGIIGGGILIFLPAAVFIGLEYDNCCGCRGHENCGKSCAMLSSVLAAFIGILGSGYCFIISALGLSHGPYCLSAVEQNWVYPFTNSSGGYLLERDRWSECREPRNIVEWNLTLFSILLVLGGIELILCSIQVINGFLGGICGVCCNREEKYVC from the exons ATGGTGAACTGGTTTTCTG CTAACATCTTGCTTTACTTTCCCAATGGTGAAACAAGATTTGCTTCAGAACATCAGCTTAGCAAGTATGTGGCGTGCCTTCATGGAATTATAGGAGGAGGGATTTTG atattcctcccagctgcagtgttcaTTGGACTAGAATACGATAATTGCTGTGGATGCCGCGGGCATGAGAACTGTGGGAAAAGCTGTGCA ATGCTGTCCTCTGTTCTGGCCGCCTTCATCGGAATCCTGGGGTCCGGCTACTGTTTCATCATTTCAGCTTTAGGTTTATCCCATGGCCCTTACTGCCTCTCTGCTGTAGAACAGAACTGGGTCTATCCTTTCACTAACTCCAGTGGAGG GTATCTGCTTGAGCGTGACAGGTGGTCTGAGTGTCGGGAGCCAAGGAATATCGTGGAATGGAACTTGACCCTCTTTTCCATTCTTCTGGTCTTGGGGGGAATTGAATTAATTCTGTGTTCCATCCAAGTAATCAACGGTTTTCTCGGAGGAATATGTGGGGTTTGCTGTAATCGGGAAGAG aaatACGTTTGCTAG
- the TM4SF1 gene encoding transmembrane 4 L6 family member 1 isoform X1, with the protein MCFGKCARCIGYKLLILAFLCIVANILLYFPNGETRFASEHQLSKYVACLHGIIGGGILIFLPAAVFIGLEYDNCCGCRGHENCGKSCAMLSSVLAAFIGILGSGYCFIISALGLSHGPYCLSAVEQNWVYPFTNSSGGYLLERDRWSECREPRNIVEWNLTLFSILLVLGGIELILCSIQVINGFLGGICGVCCNREEKYVC; encoded by the exons ATGTGTTTTGGAAAGTGTGCTAGGTGCATTGGGTACAAGTTGCTCattcttgccttcctctgcattGTAGCTAACATCTTGCTTTACTTTCCCAATGGTGAAACAAGATTTGCTTCAGAACATCAGCTTAGCAAGTATGTGGCGTGCCTTCATGGAATTATAGGAGGAGGGATTTTG atattcctcccagctgcagtgttcaTTGGACTAGAATACGATAATTGCTGTGGATGCCGCGGGCATGAGAACTGTGGGAAAAGCTGTGCA ATGCTGTCCTCTGTTCTGGCCGCCTTCATCGGAATCCTGGGGTCCGGCTACTGTTTCATCATTTCAGCTTTAGGTTTATCCCATGGCCCTTACTGCCTCTCTGCTGTAGAACAGAACTGGGTCTATCCTTTCACTAACTCCAGTGGAGG GTATCTGCTTGAGCGTGACAGGTGGTCTGAGTGTCGGGAGCCAAGGAATATCGTGGAATGGAACTTGACCCTCTTTTCCATTCTTCTGGTCTTGGGGGGAATTGAATTAATTCTGTGTTCCATCCAAGTAATCAACGGTTTTCTCGGAGGAATATGTGGGGTTTGCTGTAATCGGGAAGAG aaatACGTTTGCTAG